In the genome of Thunnus maccoyii chromosome 15, fThuMac1.1, whole genome shotgun sequence, one region contains:
- the psmb9a gene encoding proteasome subunit beta type-9 has protein sequence MLEGTGPEWLSEEVKTGTTIIAIEFDGGVVLGSDSRVSAGASVVNRVMNKLSLLHDKIYCALSGSAADAQTTAEMVNYQLDVHSLEIGEDPQVRSAATLVKNISYKYKEELSAHLIVAGWDRREGGQVFATLSGLLTRQPFAVGGSGSSYVYGFVDAEYRKGMKKEECQQFVVNTLSLAMNRDGSSGGVAYIVTIDEHGTEEKVVLGNNLPTFFDMS, from the exons ATGTTGGAAGGAACGGGACCAGAGTGGTTGTCTGAGGAGGTGAAAACCGGA ACAACTATCATTGCTATAGAGTTCGATGGAGGAGTTGTGTTGGGGTCTGACTCCCGAGTGTCTGCAGG AGCATCAGTGGTCAACAGGGTGATGAACAAGCTGTCTCTCCTCCATGACAAGATCTACTGTGCTCTGTCAGGCTCTGCAGCAGATGCTCAGACCACCGCTGAGATGGTCAACTATCAGCTCGATGTTCACAG TTTGGAGATAGGTGAGGACCCCCAGGTTCGCTCAGCTGCCACTCTGGTGAAGAACATCTCCTATAAGTACAAGGAGGAGCTGTCAGCACATCTCATCGTCGCCGGCTGGGACagaagggagggagggcag GTGTTTGCAACCCTGAGTGGCCTCCTGACAAGACAACCTTTTGCAGTTGGTGGTTCTGGCAGCTCATATGTTTATGGGTTTGTTGATGCTGAGTATCGCAAGGGCATGAAAAAAGAGGAGTGCCAGCAGTTTGTTGTCAACA CTCTCTCTTTGGCTATGAACCGTGACGGCTCCAGTGGCGGCGTGGCCTATATTGTCACCATTGATGAACACGGCACAGAGGAGAAAGTTGTTCTAGGGAATAACTTACCCACCTTCTTTGATATGTCATAA
- the tap2a gene encoding antigen peptide transporter 2a, translated as MEDKTAPVFRKVVALTSAVCVDLSLFYASGFVATHGVFGDLSRLWVSAALRCLTLTAITLFTLGDLKPVLIRFITAYSVLPAVFETGTRVVYHEESQCGLLADMRCWLMFAGASLAAALFWELTIPDADDAAAGKEKKQKARVLLMRVLRLYKPYYLLLCGGFVFLSLAVICEMFIPFYTGRVIDILGSHYQQSEFLSALLFMGLHSLGSSVSAGCRGGLLTCAIGAFTCRVKGKLFEALTKQEIGFYETIKTGEITSRLSKDTNLMGDTVCLNVNVLLRTFIKTLGMISLMMNLSWKLTFLVLMEVPITGLIQNIYDTHYQRLSLALQDSMALANETANEVVSGIRVVRSFNTEKHEARRYDNRLMDTHTLKTRRGTVRAVYLLARRLIGLGMQVFMLYYGRLFIRRGQMTTGNLVSFILYQSDLGKNIRTLTYIFGDMLNSVGAAGKVFEYLDREPLVSTEGKLTPDQLKGHVSFRHLNFAYPAYPKKPVLKDFSLELKPGQMTALVGPSGEGKSTCVSLLERFYEPQDGQILLDNEPLKSYEHHFLHKKIAVVSQEPVLFSGSVRHNIAYGLDDCSLEEIQEAARKANAHDFIKQLEKGYDTEVGEGGGQLSKSERQRIAIARALVRQPQVLILDEITSSLDAECENKVQQALASCPNQTLLVIAHRLKTIEKADQIVVVGDGRVQERGTHRELMDMKGSYYKLREKLFTEGDSPQ; from the exons ATGGAAGACAAAACAGCACCCGTGTTCCGTAAAGTCGTTGCTTTGACTTCAGCAGTTTGCGTCGACCTTTCTTTATTTTACGCGTCAGGATTTGTAGCGACTCACGGCGTCTTTGGTGATCTTTCACGTCTCTGGGTTTCTGCAGCTCTCCGTTGTTTGACTCTAACTGCTATAACCCTGTTCACTCTTGGAGACCTCAAACCGGTGCTGATCCGTTTTATAACAGCGTACAGCGTGCTGCCCGCGGTGTTTGAGACCGGGACCAGGGTGGTCTACCATGAGGAGAGCCAGTGCGGCTTGTTGGCGGATATGCGCTGCTGGCTGATGTTCGCCGGAGCGTCGCTGGCTGCTGCGCTGTTTTGGGAACTCACTATACCGGACGCCGACGATGCGGCCGCCGgtaaagagaagaaacagaaggcCAGAGTGCTGTTAATGAGAGTCCTGCGGCTGTACAAACCTTACTATTTATTGTTGTGTGGAGGGTTTGTTTTCCTGTCGCTGGCTGTGATCT GTGAGATGTTCATCCCGTTCTACACCGGGAGAGTCATTGACATTCTTGGCAGTCATTACCAGCAGAGTGAATTCCTATCTGCACTCCTCTTCATGGGCCTGCACTCTCTGGGAAG cTCTGTGAGTGCAGGCTGCAGAGGGGGTCTACTTACTTGTGCCATCGGTGCCTTCACATGCAGAGTGAAAGGCAAGCTGTTTGAGGCTTTGACCAAACAGGAAATTGGATTCTATGAGACCATAAAGACAG GTGAAATCACATCCAGGTTGTCTAAAGACACCAACCTGATGGGAGACACAGTGTGCCTGAACGTCAACGTGCTGCTGAGGACATTCATCAAGACGCTGGGCATGATCTCTCTGATGATGAATCTTTCATGGAAGCTCACATTCCTTGTGCTGATGGAGGTGCCGATCACCGGCCTCATACAAAACATTTATGACACACACTATCAG AGGTTGTCCCTGGCATTGCAGGACTCAATGGCTCTGGCAAATGAAACAGCAAACGAGGTAGTATCTGGTATTCGTGTGGTACGGAGctttaacacagaaaaacatgaggCCCGCCGCTATGACAACCGTTTGATGGACACACATACCCTCAAGACCCGCCGTGGCACTGTAAGGGCTGTCTACCTGCTCGCACGGAGG ttgatAGGTTTGGGCATGCAGGTCTTCATGTTGTACTACGGCAGGCTGTTCATCCGCAGAGGACAAATGACCACTGGCAACCTGGTTTCCTTCATCCTCTATCAGTCAGACCTTGGAAAGAACATCAGG ACTCTTACCTACATCTTCGGCGACATGCTGAACTCGGTGGGGGCTGCTGGGAAAGTGTTTGAGTACCTGGATAGAGAGCCTCTGGTCAGCACAGAGGGAAAACTCACACCTGATCAGCTGAAAGGACATGTCAGCTTCCGCCATCTTAACTTTGCCTACCCTGCATACCCCAAAAAACCAGTTCTGAAG GACTTTTCTTTGGAGCTGAAGCCAGGTCAGATGACGGCTCTGGTGGGTCCGTCTGGAGAAGGAAAAAGCACCTGTGTGAGTCTGCTGGAGCGATTCTACGAGCCACAGGATGGACAAATCCTTTTGGACAATGAGCCGCTAAAATCCTATGAACACCATTTCCTCCACAAGAAG ATCGCAGTGGTGAGCCAGGAGCCTGTGCTCTTCTCCGGCTCCGTCAGACACAACATCGCCTACGGGCTTGATGACTGCTCACTGGAAGAGATCCAGGAAGCAGCACGCAAAGCCAACGCCCACGACTTCATCAAGCAGCTGGAGAAAGGCTATGATACGG AGGTGGGTGAGGGTGGCGGCCAGTTGTCCAAGAGTGAGCGGCAGCGGATCGCCATCGCTCGAGCCCTGGTCAGACAGCCACAGGTCCTCATTCTGGATGAAATTACCAGCTCTCTGGATGCTGAGTGTGAAAATAAA GTTCAGCAGGCTCTGGCTAGCTGTCCCAACCAGACGCTGCTGGTGATCGCTCACCGGCTGAAGACCATTGAGAAGGCAGATCAGATTGTTGTGGTTGGTGACGGCAGAGTTCAGGAGCGAGGGACTCACCGGGAGCTGATGGACATGAAGGGGAGCTACTACAAACTGAGAGAGAAGCTCTTCACTGAGGGAGACTCGCCACAGTGA